CTATCCCCAACTTTCAGCACAACCGTGGTCCTTGGAGCCCCCAGGATGATCATGTTAACCCCCTTCTGCCTTGCCTCTCTCTCCAATAAGGACACCGGTTTCTTTATATTGCTTTATTGTTCGTGGGGCGAAGACAAGGCATGAGTAAAGCTGTGTCATAAAGTTATAAACTGGGAGACTGGCCAAGAAGACAGCGAGGGGGACCGTCTTCACTAATCCTCCCTCTCTGTGAATGAGGAAGCGCAGGCATGAGACGGGACAAAGCTAGACCCTGGGCCAGGACCTGGGACAAAGGGCCTCTCAGAGCTTGGAGAAGGTGATGGTCTTCAGTTCCTTCTTCTCCATTAAGGCCTGGAGAGACTTAACCACGTCCTCTGTCTGCAGCATGCTCATGTTCCAGGATTTCTGGATGAAGACAGCGGCGGGGAATGGAAAGGATACGGGAAGATTTTAATTGGACCAACGAAAAAATGGGAGATAGCAGCGCACCAGTCAGAGGACAAGGCCTGCAAGGGGCCGCTGTGCCCTGATTGGTTGCTCTGGGATCAGAGAAGGGATGTGATTGGTCAGACGGAGAGTCTCACCATGAAGTTGAGGCTGTCTGTCACCGAATGGTCACGGGAGTAGAGCAGGTTGATCTTGGTGCTCTGCACCGCCACGGGGCTCTTGCTGGAAATCTCGGCTGCCAGGGCGAAGGCTGCATCAAGCATGACCTCCTTGTCTGGGAAGACCCGGCTGAGGATGAAAGGCATTTGGAGTCCGGGGTCTGAGAAgagctctcctctccctcccatgGATGAAGAAGTAGCCAATCACAGTAGAAAACAGAAGATACCGCAGTGAAATGGACCAATCAGAGCAGGGCAGTAGACTCCAGACCACCCAGAGAGAGGAGGCCACCTGGAACCCATGAGTTAAGGTACACGGGGATCCAGAGAGCCCCCCCCAGGTCTGGCTGCCCCTGAGCTCTTATCCAGCACAGGCCTCGGCCCCTACCTGACCAGCCCACTCTCCAGGGCCTCGTCAGCCATCATCTTGCGGGCAGTGAAGGCCAGCTCGTTGACCAGGCTGCAAGAAGGCAGAGCGTGTCGGGGGTGGCAGTCATCCCAGGTCTAGGAGATGTCCTGCCGTCCCCTTCCCCAGGCTCCTCTCACCCACCTCTGGTTCCCGATGACTCTGGGAAGTCGCTGCAGGGTTCCCACATCCGCTGCCAAACCTAGGTCCACCTCCTGGGGGGAGCAATCCTGTCCGTGCTTGGTTTCTGCCCACTACCGTCCCCCATGCAACCTCAATGCCAATGAAATTCTGCATTTACTGCAGatgtcccaccccacccccacctcagaGACTCCCATTCCAAACACCCCATTTCATTCCCAACCACATACTTTTGCCCATATAGGTTCCTTCACTCTAGAATACAGCCCACCTTCCaattcctctgccctcccaattcTTTGAGGTCAGCTGCATCTATCTCCAGATGGAAGCCTTGCttatccctgccctgcccccctccATCCACGAGCTCCATCGTGCCTCCAGCCCCCTCCAGCGCTGACGCCAGCAGCCTCAACCCCTCCCTGACAACTTTACTCACTCCTAACCTCACACTGACTGCATGACCTACCCTTGACTTCCTCCCTGGCCaagtgttacttttttttcttttcttttttgctcctgtggcacgtgggatcttagttccctgaccagggatcaaacaggcgccccctgcattggaagtgcggagtcttaaccattgggccaccagggaagtcccaagggttaCTTTTTAAGGGTCAGTTCTAACTAACTCTTCCATGAAGCCATCTAGACTCACTCCCACCCCCTTAGCTTGCTCTGTCCCTGCTCTACCCCTGCTCTGACCTGTCTCTGCCACTCATTTCCCAGCTCTAAGCAGGGCCCAAGGAAGCAGAAGCTCGGGAGGACGGCTCACCTTCACCTGGAAGGAAGCATCCTGGGTACAGTACCGGATGTCACAGGCAGTGATAAGATCCACTCCTGGGAAGTAGAGGCCAGGGACACTAAACAACCACAGGACTGCTCCcctccgcccacccccccgccccccgcccccagactGTGGCGTTGCACCTTGGGCCAAAGTCTAACTAGCAACAGATCTGGGTGGGTGGCCGCAGACTCACCTGCACCAATGCAGCCCCCATGGATGGCT
This region of Balaenoptera acutorostrata chromosome 19, mBalAcu1.1, whole genome shotgun sequence genomic DNA includes:
- the ECH1 gene encoding delta(3,5)-Delta(2,4)-dienoyl-CoA isomerase, mitochondrial gives rise to the protein MAAVRAASRRLRNLLTRRLTARTNLGLSLNLHPMSSFAQDEASKAAPEEAPGHSYESLRVTSAQKHILHVQLNRPEKRNAMNKAFWSEMVVCFNKIAEDSDCRAVVISGAGKMFTSGIDFVDMASGLLQPAGDDVARISWHLHSLLSRYQETFSVIEKCPKPVIGAIHGGCIGAGVDLITACDIRYCTQDASFQVKEVDLGLAADVGTLQRLPRVIGNQSLVNELAFTARKMMADEALESGLVSRVFPDKEVMLDAAFALAAEISSKSPVAVQSTKINLLYSRDHSVTDSLNFMKSWNMSMLQTEDVVKSLQALMEKKELKTITFSKL